AGCGGTCTCACCCCGCATGCGTATCTGCTGCAGCTGCGGCTGGAACAATCGCGCCGCCTGCTGCAACAGGGTCAGAGCATCGTCCAAGCTTCGCTGCTGAGCGGATTCAGCGACCAAAGTCACCTCACCCGCCACTTCAAACGTAAATTCGGTCTCACCCCCGGCGCTTATCGGCAACAGGTCACAAAAACCTGAATTCGCCCCGAATGGCGCTCGTTTAAGCAACTTTGGAGTAAACTCGGGACTGCCCCCAGGGTCATCGGGGGCTGTCCCAAGAGTTTGCGAGCCATGAAAGCTGTAGCGGTTAGCACCGCAAAGACCTGGGACAGCCCCCGTGCGGGGACAGTCCCGGTTTTGCTGCCATCGACTCTTAAACGAGCGCCATTCGAATTCGTCCCACCAGGTCAATTTTGTACAAGATGGCCCGTCCCCGACTCTGCTAAGACTGCAACCTGGCAGCCCGTTTTATTTGCTCCCGATCCGGAGCCCGAGTCGGGCGCCTCCGCTTTGTTCCTGTTCCTCTCAACCAGAAAAGGTGACCGCCCCATGTCCAAACAACATTCCGCTCTCGGCATCTGGTATATCCTGGCTGCCACGCTGCTCTGGGGCACCACCGGTACCGCCCAGGCTTTCTCCCCCCTGGGTTACGACCCGCTGGTGATCGGGACCCTGCGCCTGGTGATTGGTGGTGCGGCCTTGCTCGGTCTGGCCCTGTTCCGCCACGAACTGGGCCGCTGGCGGGACTGGAACTGGTTCCTGGTCTTGGCCGCAGCCCTCTTTACCGCTGGCTATCAGGTCTGTTTTTTTGCCGCCGTCGCCAAGACTGGCGTGGCGGTCGGAACCATGGTCAGCATCGGCAGCGCCCCGATCATCGGCGGGCTGCTCGGCAAAATCTGCCGTGGCGAATTGCTCAGCCGGCGCTGGTGGTTCGCCACCGTCCTGGCGGTCAGCGGCGGCGGGCTGCTCGGCCTGGGCAGCGGTTCCCTGACCGTCAACCTGTTCGGCATCGCTCTGGCCTTGGGGGCCGGTGCCTCCTATGCCACCTATACGTTGCTGATCAAAGGCCTGCTGGAAAAACATTCGCCCAATGCGGTCATGGCCCTGGTCGTCTGCGGCGGCGCCATCCTGCTGGCACCACTGCTCCTGAACAGAGACCTGACCTGGCTGGCGCAGCCTCGTGCCATCGCCGTTGTCCTGCACCTCGGCCTGGCCACCATGGCACTGTCCTACTGGTTCTTTTCCCGCGGCTTGCAGATGGTCCAGGTCTCCACCGCTGTGACCCTGTCCCTGGCCGAGCCCATGGTTGCCGCAACCCTTGGCATTGTGGTACTTGGCGAGCACCTCACCGTGCCGGCTTTGGGGGGGATCTGTCTTATTTTTGCCGGTTTGATCGTGCTTATCGTCAGCCCTTCCCTGGCGGGCAGAAGAAAAGCCGCCCGGGTACCCGACTTGCCGTAAGCAATATCCCGGCATCACCTGACGGTTCGCTGTTTATGCTGACTGACAAAAAGACTTGACTTGTCACCGATCGGTGACTAATGATGCATTTGTATTGTGAACCCAACACAGCTTAAGGTCATTTCCGATGGGCAACAAAGAACAGACCCGGCAAAAGATCCTTCTGGCGGTCGGCGAACTGCTCGCCAAAGACGGCTTCAAAAAGTTCGGCGTCAACACCCTGGCTCGCCAGGCCGGGGTCGACAAGGTCCTGATCTATCGTTATTTCGGGGGGTTGCCCGGGCTGCTGCGCAGTTTCGGCGAGTCCGCCGACTTCTGGCCAACCCTGGATGAGATTGCCAATGGCAATCTGCAGGAATTCCGTAACAAACCCCTCGGTGAAGCGGTTGGTGAGTTACTGGTGAATTTTGCCCGGGCGTTGCGCAAACGACCGCTGACCCGAGAAATCATGGCCTGGGAAATGCTCGAACCGAATGAGCTGACCACTATCCTGGCCGAGACCCGGGAAGAGTGGGCGCAGCGGCTGTTCGCCACTTTCAGTACGCGACTGACCGAAACCGATCTCGACCTGACCGCGATCACTGCCCTGCTCGGCGCAGCCATCAATTATCTGGTCATCCGTAGCCGCAACACCCAGATCTTTAACCTGTTGGAGATCAATTCCGCTGCCGGCTGGCAGCGCCTGGAAGAAAGCTTACTGCAGCTGTGCCGCAACTGTTTTGCCGAGCCAGCGGTCAGCTGATTTTTTTAACCCCAATGTCACCAATCGGTGACATGAGACAATCACCATGCTCCCGTTTGCCAAAATCATGACTGGTATCCTGCTCTGCCTGCTGCTGCCGGGTTGTGCCGGACAGGTTCCCACCCGCAGCGGTTTTCTGGACAATTACAGCACCCTGCAGCAGCCCTTCGGCCGCCGCGACTGTGCAGCCTTGCCCCCGGCCCGGCCGATCCGTTACCAAGCCGTCGCCATTGCGCCGATCCGGTTTGCCGATTCCGTTGCCACCCGGCTGAGCCATGCAGAGCAAAAGAGGTTGGCCGGGATCCTCACCCAGGCCCTGCGCCAGAAGCTGACACCCCCAATGTCCCAACCGACCGGAGCAAGCGCAACCCTGCGCATCCGTGCAGCCATCACCGCCATCAATGAGTCCCGGCCAGCTCTGAACCTGTTGACCACCCTGGCCCTGTTTCTGCCCCTGGATACGGGCGGCGTCAGTGTGGAACTTGAAGCCCTTGACCCGGTCACCGGCCGACGGATTGCAGCAATGAGCGCAGGACAATCGGGCTCGCCGTTCTGGTTCCGGTCCTCGTTTCAGCGCTTCGGCCATGCCGAAAAAGGGTTACCTCTGCTCGCCGCCGAATTTCACCACCTGCTCACCGCGGCTGGGTCAGATGCTGCCCCGGCCGACCAGTAACCCGAGCCCTGAGGATGAGTCCATGAACCCTTCCCGCCGCCACTTTCTCAAAACTTGCAGTCTCTGCAGCCTGCTCTCCATCACCCCCGGATTGCTGACCAGCTGTTTCTCCGGCCCCTCCGGGGCATTGCGCGGCCCGGTCGGCCCGGTCGCCAATGCCCGGCTGTCCGCAGCAGCGGCAGGGATTCTGAACCATGCCGCCCTGGCACCGAGCGGACACAACAGCCAGCCATGGCAGGTCAGCTTACATTCTCCCCGTCACTGGAGCATCGGAATCCCGCCTCGGCGGCGGCTGCCGGCGGTCGATCCCCATGCGCGGGAATCCTTGATTTCCCTGGGAGCCTTTGTTGAAAACCTGGTTCAGGCCGCCCTGGCCTACGGTTATCAGGTCGCTGCTTCGGTGACCGCAAGCGACCCTCAGGAGACAAAAATACTGGAGATCAAGCTGTCCCCGCAATCGCCCGCGACAACCGTCGACCTGTCCCTGCTGGGCCAACGGAGAACGGTGAAGCAGGGGCAGCAGCAGCGTTTGCTGCAGAGCAGCGATGTCCGTCTGCTCCAGCTTAGCAGCCAGCACCGGCTCGACTACCTGCCGCGCGATCAGGCCACGGCCGCAAGTATCAGGGCAGGAACAGTCCTGGCCATGGCCAGCCAGTGCCAAAGGGATGCGGCCATGGCGGAACTGGCCCGGTGGATCCGCTTCAGGCGAAGTGCGGTCAACCGCCAACGGGACGGATTGACCGTCGCCGGTATGGAGCTTAATGGGCTGGCCGGCTGGTGGGTAGGGAATTTTTATCAGGCGGACGATGTCATGACCGAAACGTTCCGGCGCAAGACCGTCACAATAACCGAGGAGCTCAGCAGGCAGGGCGCGGGTTGGCTGGTTCTGCACAGCGCAGGTGATTCGCCGACCGAGCTGATTGCGGTCGGCCGGAGTCTGCAGCGGATTCTGCTGCAAGCACGGCGGCTCAATATCGCCTGCCACCCGATGAGCCAGCTGCTGGAAGAACAGATTGGGCAACGCGAGTTGGCGCTGCAGTTCGGTGCCGACCACAGCATCCAGATGCTGCTGCGAGTTGGCTATCTGGAGCGCTATCCCGCGCCGGTCACGCCGCGGCGACCGGCGCAGTGGTTTGTGACCGGCTAAGTGCGGCGACGGTTAAGCCGACCCACCCTGCCGACGCCGTGCGATCCTCAGGCCAGCCGCTGTGGCCAGGTCAGCACCCCGGGGCGCGGACAGGCGGAGCGGCAGGTCGAACACTTGATGCAATCCGCCTCAGCCAGGACGCCTTTGCTCCGATAACTGGCGATTGGTAGTTGCATGGGACAACTGTTTGCGCACGCCGCGCACCCCCGGCAGGACGGATCGATCTGTAATTGATATTGACCGCGGTCGATGGCGGCAGCCATGGTCCCGACCGGGCAGATCGCGCACCAGGCTCTGGCACGGTAGACCAGGCCCAGGCCGAGCGCGGCCAGGGTGGTCACCAGACACATCTGCCAGAAGACCCGCCCCCAGTGCAACGGATCAGTCGGCTGCAGGGACAATCGATAGCCCATGAAACCCATCAGGGCCACCAGCACACTCCAGCGGAACAAGGGGCTTTTCAACCACCGCGGGAGCCTCCGGTTGGCGGCCAGCGGTTTGAACCAGGTATCCAGAAAACTGCCTCGGGGGCAGGCGTTGCCGCACATCCAGCGGCCACGGAAAAAAGCGCCGAGAATCCCGCTCCCCATGGCGACCGGCACGACAAATCCGAGCAGCGGAAATTTCCAGCCCAGTGCAATGACCGTCACCATAATCAGGGCCAACAGCCATTTATAGCTGCGTTTTTTCTCTGTGTCGATGTTGCAGATGGGCATTGTTTCATGAGTATTCATTTACATTTCTCCATAAAATCTAAAGAGATCTATATGAATATTTAAATATTGTCAATATTTAATTTTACGATTTCACCAAGTCAAACTGGTCAATATCCGGTTCAGGATGCCGGTATTACGGCCGCTGCTGCGCTGGATAAAACCAGTTCGGAAGACTCAGAGCCGTCGCTAAACCACAGACCGCCCCACAGAGCAGCGCAAAGTGCGCAGAATCTATGATCCGGCGGAAGGCTGGCCAAGGGAACCGCAAACTTGTTATCCTATAACCCAAGTCGGCATTTGTCCGGCACCGACGCCCAGCCACTGGGCCTGACATTTTTCCTCCAGGATCACCGAGACATGTACTATTTTGATTACGACGAACCCCTGTTCCGCCCACCCTCTGAAGCCCACTCACTGATCATCCAGGTCACTATCGGCTGTTCCCAGAACAGCTGCGGCTTCTGCGGTATGTATAAAATGAAAAACTTTCGGATCCGCCCGCTGGCGGATATCTTTGCCGAAATCGACAGTATTCCACTGCCGCACCGCCCCTATATCCAGCGGGTATTCCTGGGCGACGGCGACGGCTTGGTCTATCCCCAGGAGCAGCTGCTCGCGGTGCTGGACAAGCTCGCCAGCACTTTGCCGCGGCTCAACCGGGTCGGGGCCTACGCATCGCCGAACAGCCTGACCACCAAAACCGTCGCCGAACTCGCCCAATTGCGCCAGCGTAAGCTGCGGATTCTCTATTTCGGCCTGGAAAGCGGCGATGCCGAGACCATCGAACTGGTCAACAAAAGATTCTCCCCGGAGGTCATGCTGACGCTGTGCAGAAAGGCCCAGCAGGCGGAGCTGAAGCTGTCCGTGACCGCGATTCTCGGCCTGGCGGGACGGGCGCGGACCCAGCAGCATGCCGAGGCCACCGCAGCCTGGATCAACGCGCTGGCCCCGGAATACTTTTCTCTGCTGACCATGTTCCGCCGCCATAACGATGCGTACTTCAAGTGCATCGCCCCGCTCAGCAACGGAGAAGTCCTGCAGGAGGCCCTGCGCGTCGTCAGCCATCTCAATCCCAGCCACACCATCCTGCGCTCCAATCATGTCTCGAACATTCTGCACCTGGCCGGCAGCTATCCGAAGGATCGGCAGAAAATCATTGCCCAGGCCGAGGCGGCGCTACAGGAAGGTCGCCGGCATCCGGACTGGTTCAATCTGGTCCCGGATTACGAAGAAGAATTCTTCTGATTTTGGAAAACTTTAAGCAGGATGCTGCCGCTGAGCCGGAACGCGCCGGCTCCGGCAATTTGTTCTGTCGCTGCTGGCTTTCCCAATGACTTATGGTAAATTTGAGGATCAAAAAAGGAGACTCAATCATGAAACGGATTCATTTCACCATCATTCTGACCGCGGCCTTATTATTGGCCGGTCTGCTCGGCAGCGCCGTCGCTGACGACTACGACGTGACGGTCTATACCTTTAAACAATCACCGACGGTCCAACCGTTCTTTGCCTCGGCCTACGGTTATGCGGTCTTCCCCACTATCGGCAAAGGCGGCTTTGTCATTGGCGCGGCTTATGGCAAGGGGCTGGTGTTCCGCAACGAACAGGTCACCGGCGAGGCGACCATGGCCAAGGCCAGCATCGGTGCTCAATTGGGCGGCCAGGCCTTCAGTGAAATCATCTTCTTCGAGAACAAGGACGCTTACGATCGCTTCACCAGCGGCCAGTTTGAATTCGAGGCCTCGGCCTCGGCTGTGGCCATTACCGCAGGGGCACAGGCCAAGGCCGGCACCGACGGCGCCACCGCCAGCGCCAGCACCAGTTCTTCCGATGCAGAGCAGCGCAATGTTGGTTATCGGCGCGGCATGGCAGTTTTCGTCCATATCAAAGGCGGGCTGATGTACGAAGCCAGCATCGGCGGCCAAGCTTTCCAGTTCACACCGCTGAACAAATAACCGACCGCGAAAATGACAGCGGCAAACGCCGCAGCTCATGAAGAGACCACAAAATCGCCCCGCTTCAATCGAATGAAGCGGGGCGATTTTTGTAAACGCTGCACGACAGGAGTCGAGGCAATGCAGCCTAGTTAGTGATGAGTCGCCTTGTCGCCCCAGATTTCCTTGAGACGCTGGTCGCGACCGCAGTTCCAGCGGTAGAAGTTATAGCGTATCGGGTTGTTCTTGGCAAAATCCTGGTGATAACTTTCGTCACCTTTGATCGGCCAGAAAGTTGTGGCCGGTAAAATCTCCGTCACGACTTTCTGCTTCGGGAACATCTTCTGCACCTCGGCTTTGCTGGCTTCGGCGAGTTTCTTTTCCTCGTCATTGGCGTAGAAAATCGCCGCCAGGTAACTGTGCCCGCGATCGCAGAATTGACCGCCGTCGTCAAAGGGATCGATCTGCAACCAGTAATAGTCGAGCAGTTGCTGGTAGCTTAACTGCTGCGGATCATAGGTGACTTCAACGGATTCGTAGTGCCCTTCATGGTTGCCGTTATAGGTCGGGTTGGGCAGCGTTCCACCGGTAAAACCGGAGACAACGTCCGTGACCCCGGATAATTTTTCAAAATCCGACTCCATACACCAGAAACAGCCTCCGGCCAGGATTGCGGTTGCGGCAAAGGCGTGAGTCGCCAGGAGGAACGATATCGCACTCAGGATAAAGATTCGTTTCATTTCTGGACCTCACCTTTCATATTCGGCCAACAACAGGGGCAGCAGTCCCGGCCCTTTTGCGGCAGGAGCCTGCTGCGGAGCTGTCATTTGAACAGGGAGACGTATTCGCCGTAGCCTTCCTTCTCCAGATCGGCCAGGGGAATAAAGCGCAGGGAGGCCGAATTCATGCAGTAGCGCAGCCCGGTCGGGGCCGGACCGTCGTCAAAGACATGCCCCAGATGGGCATCGGCGAGGGCACTGCGCACTTCGTTGCGAACCATGAAAAAGCTGCGGTCTTCCTTCAGGACAACGCTGTCCGGGTCGATGGGTTTGGTAAAGCTGGGCCAGCCGGTCCCTGAATCGTACTTGTCTTTGGAACTGAACAGTGGCACCCCGGAGATCACATCGACATAAAGACCGGGTTCATGGTTGTCCCAGTAGGCGTTATCAAAAGCCGGCTCAGTCCCTTCTTCACGGGTGACCCGATACTGCAGCGGGGTCAGGCGTTTGCGCAGCTCGGCATCGTTCGGCACTTGGTAATCATGTTGCTGATTCATCATCTGCTCCGTCATCTTGTCGCTGGACATCATTTTATGTTCGGCGGGCGCTGCCGCCATCGCATCAGCCTTTTTCTCCATCCCCTGCCCCTGTCCTTGAGTCACGGCGAACAGCACCAGCGGCAGACTGAGGAGGGTCATCATGAGAATTTTCATTTACGCCTCCGTAGGTTGAATGTCGCGGCCGGGCATTTGTGCCGGCCGGTTTTATCTTTATCGCTATAATAGCAACATCCTGTAACAACAGCTTAACGTCCAGATAAAGATCCGGTAAAGATTCGGAATAGAAAAATCCCGACCAGGCTGCAAAATCGTCCACTGATTTTGTCAGCTGGCCGCAGGCGGACCTGCTTGCTCCTGACAGGAAAATTCCGGGATAGGCGTTGCCGACAACCGGTTCTCCTTTTAGTGCCTGGTCAGCCCTTCCAAAGTGATCTCATATTCTTGCCGGGCATCGTTATAAACAACTCCGTAGCGGATGGGATAATAGCCCGGTCCGGGATATTGCTCAGGAACCGCGATCGGGGTGTGAAGCGCCGGTTTGGTCTCCAGAAATGCGGTGGTGATCATGGGCTCGATAAAAATCATTCTGCCGTCGTAAAAACCGTAGAGAAAAGTTTTGGTAAACCCCTGCCCGGAGAATTCGGCGCCCTGGGGATCGATCGCATGGGCTCCCATGCGCGGCACCTCGGTCCCTGGCGGGAGGATGTAGCCGGCCGGCATCAACTCCGCGGCCGGCAGCCGATGGGCTCGTTCGAGGTCTGCACCGACTGCGGAAATCCGCTCGCGAGCCGCGGTGTCGATAAAATAGAAATGAAAATCGAAGTGAGGTTTATCGTAGATTCCTTGCGGGAGATGCCCGTGCGGGTTCCAGTCGATGCCGATGTGATCATAGCCCAAGCCTGCCGCTTGCGGCGGTAGTCGCAACAGATATTCCCTCTCAATGGCGTCTTTGGGCTCCTCTGCCGGCAGGCCGCGCAAAGCGGCCGCGGACAGCCTGATACCGATGGTCTCCGGTTTTCCGGCGGCATCCAGGGTCACAAAGGAGCGGGCATTCCCGGCCCCGATTGCGGTGGCCGGACCTTCGTAAGTTGCAGCAGCCATTTTTGGCTGATGAGCCGCGCAGCCGGACCACAGCGCGGCTGTCGCCAGGGCCAATAACCAGCCCGATACCTGAGGATGAAACCTTTTGTTCCCGACCATGACCCAGCCTCCCTGATGCTTCGGCACCGGTTAATTGGAGAAGGCCTGACCTGGCAAGGTGGAAAAAGTCCGCCCGGAAACTTTTTCACCCAGCAGCGGACAGAGGAGGATTCACGCCGAGCCCGTATCAGCACAGAGACTCTCCAAAATTGTTCAGCTGATTGTAATGGTCCGAAATATGACCAATCAAGTCATCAATTGATTATTTTCCTTCAATCCACTGTTCCTGCAGTTTTCGAAGGAAAACCCTCAGCAAGGTTTCCAACCGACATAGACCGCAATCGGTACGGTATAGACAATCTGCCCCTGTTCACGCCGCAGCTTGATTCCCAGTTGGTCCTTGCCAATATCCTCGGTTACCATCCGGCGAATGACAGACTCATCCCCGGGGTTGGGGAAAGAGGCCTTGAGCTGGCTTTCAAACTCAATATCGACCCCATAACCGCTCTGCCGACAGCCGGTCAGGCCTGAATTCTGAAACAGGTCCGTGAACTCCGCCTGGCTCAGCGCATGGGTATGAGAGGGGTCGCGAAGGATTTCCAGACGATCGTAGGCTGCCGATTTTTCTGCGGCAACAGCGACATCAGCGACCAGCACCCGGCCGCCGGGCCGGCAGACTCTGATCATTTCCCCTAAAGCCTGCTCAGGCGCCAGCAGATGATGAAAGCTGTAGCGTGTTATCACCAGCGAAAAACTGTTGTCCGCATAGGGCAAGGACACTGCTTCGCCGACGTCCCAGTCAAGATTGGTCTGGCCTTGCTCCTGTTGCCGCTTCATGGCCTGCTCGATCATTGCCGGGGTAAGGTCGATCCCGGTGACATGTTTGGCGTGCCGGGCGAATTCACAGGCGACCAACCCTGGCCCGCAGGCCACATCAAGAACCTCATCAGCAGCATCAACCGCGGCCATGTCCAGCAACAGCTGCAGGGCATCGAAGTGTCCTGGAACCTGGGTAAAGGGAATGGCCTGCCTGGAAAATTGACTGACGATATCGGCCTGATGCTGCCGGTTGTCCTTGGTCATCATGCGTATGCTCCTTTCTCGCGGAAATGGAAAAAGTATAGGTTGGCAACCCATGGCTGTCTTGCTATCTTTTGCCAATGAACATCGACAAACTGCCAAAACTTGCACCGGTCGTCGTCGGCTACCGGAAAGACCCGCAGCTACCGGTGATCCCCCTGGCCATGCAGATCAATAACGCCGGCTGTGCGGCAGCCCATGCCCACCCCCGCGGGCAACTCATCTACGCCAGCAGCGGGGTGATGCGGGTCATCTGTGGCGGGGACATCTGGATTGTGCCGCCGGCGCAGGCCGTCTGGGTACCGCCGGAAGTCGAACACGAAGTCTATTTCCCCGGCGCTGTTGCGCCCCGCAACCTGTTTATCGACCCCACCGCGACCGCCGGACTCCCCGAACAGTGTACGGTGATCAAAGTTTCTCCCCTGCTCCGCGAGCTGATTCTGAAGGCGGTTCAGATTGGCGACAATTATACTTCGGACAGTGCGGATTTCAGACTGATGATGGTTATTCTCGATGAACTGCAACAGGCGGAACCAACCCCGCTGCACCTGCCGATGGGTCACGACCAACGCCTGCTCCGCGTTATCGACGGGTTACTGCACTATCCGGGAAACCGTAGCGATCTGCAGAGTTGGGCCAGACTTGCCGGGGCCAGCGAACGCACGCTGGCCCGGCTCTTTGTGCGGGAAACCGGGCTGACGTTCGGGTCCTGGCGAAAACGGCTGTTGTTACAGGAGGCGGTCGACCGGCTGGGACGGGGGGATAATGTCACCCGGGTGGCGTTTGATCTTGGTTATCACAGTCTGAGTGCCTTTATCGAGATGTTCCGCCAGGCTCTCGGCAGTTCCCCCGGTCAGTTTCTGCGCCAGCGGCAGGAGACCGGCGAAACTCGTACTGACGATGGCAACGACAGCAGGATGAAGTTCTGAATGTAACCTGCAACTCCCGGCATTGGCACAAAAAGCCGTGGTTTATGGCTGACGGGTTGCAGGAGCAATCAAACAGCAGTAACGCTCCAATCCAGAAAAAAGAAAGCCCCGCAGCACGGCTGTGCAGCGGGGCTTGAAACAGGTGCAGCCCTTGATCAGTCCTGTTTCCAGGTGATCTGGTATTTAAAGGTCTGCGGATCAAGCCAGTCGAGGGTTTCTCCGCCGACCTGGGCGAAGGGGTACATCAGGTAATTGACCGGTTCACCGGACTGCGGCGGATTCAGCTGCAGATCGCGCCCTTCACTGAGGCGAATCCGGTATGGATCAACCCGCCCCCAGTAGTAGTCACGCAGTTCGGCCACCCTGGGATCGCTCAGGTCCAATTTCTGCACCAGCATCGCTTTGCGGACATCGGCCGGATCGACCGGCACCCAGCCGTAACCGGGCAGGTAAAATTCGGCCCAGCAGTGCTGCCAGGTGGAGACGTCCTGGTCCTTGTTTTTACCGGTACGGATGCCCAGAACTTCACGGGTCGGCACTCCGGCGGCCCGGGCCAGGGCAATGTAGATCGAACTGATGTCGGCACACTTGCCGCCAGGACGACGCAACAGGGCCGTCACATCACCCAACCCGCAGCCTCTGGTGTCCGGATCGCGAAAAGTATTGTCGACGGTCCAGTCGTAGATCGCCCGGGCTTTCTCAAGAATCCCCGTTTTTCCGGCGGTGATCTGGTCGGACAGCTCTTTGACCTGACCGTTGATGGGTCCCAGACTGGTCGGAGCCAGATAGAGGGCAAAGTCACGCGGATCGTAAGCAGCGGCGGTTTTGGGGAAATCCCGTTTGATCTGTTCGCTGCGCTCGGCATGAAAAGTCAGCGTCAGTTTGCGGTCCAGGGTGCCCTTTTTCCAAGCCACGTAGAGCAGCGGTGAACTAAAAGTGCGCTCGGTATAAACAGCCGCTTCGGCGTAGTTCCCTTCCCAGTGAATCGCATTGATCAGCTGTTCCGAGTTGGAGACGGGATAGGGAATCCAGAGCCTGGTCTCCTGGCTGCTGTCCTGGTTGGATAGATCAAAAGTCCAGGTATAGGTTCCGGACTGGGTGGTTGCGAAAGCCGGCACTGCGAACAGCAGAGTGATCAAGATGAGAAGCAGATGTTTCATAGATGACCTTTCCATAGTTGTTGATTATTTTCATAAAGTAAAACAGCAGGCAATTCCCAGTCCAAC
This genomic window from Pelobacter seleniigenes DSM 18267 contains:
- a CDS encoding Acg family FMN-binding oxidoreductase; amino-acid sequence: MNPSRRHFLKTCSLCSLLSITPGLLTSCFSGPSGALRGPVGPVANARLSAAAAGILNHAALAPSGHNSQPWQVSLHSPRHWSIGIPPRRRLPAVDPHARESLISLGAFVENLVQAALAYGYQVAASVTASDPQETKILEIKLSPQSPATTVDLSLLGQRRTVKQGQQQRLLQSSDVRLLQLSSQHRLDYLPRDQATAASIRAGTVLAMASQCQRDAAMAELARWIRFRRSAVNRQRDGLTVAGMELNGLAGWWVGNFYQADDVMTETFRRKTVTITEELSRQGAGWLVLHSAGDSPTELIAVGRSLQRILLQARRLNIACHPMSQLLEEQIGQRELALQFGADHSIQMLLRVGYLERYPAPVTPRRPAQWFVTG
- the msrA gene encoding peptide-methionine (S)-S-oxide reductase MsrA, which encodes MKRIFILSAISFLLATHAFAATAILAGGCFWCMESDFEKLSGVTDVVSGFTGGTLPNPTYNGNHEGHYESVEVTYDPQQLSYQQLLDYYWLQIDPFDDGGQFCDRGHSYLAAIFYANDEEKKLAEASKAEVQKMFPKQKVVTEILPATTFWPIKGDESYHQDFAKNNPIRYNFYRWNCGRDQRLKEIWGDKATHH
- a CDS encoding AraC family transcriptional regulator; translation: MNIDKLPKLAPVVVGYRKDPQLPVIPLAMQINNAGCAAAHAHPRGQLIYASSGVMRVICGGDIWIVPPAQAVWVPPEVEHEVYFPGAVAPRNLFIDPTATAGLPEQCTVIKVSPLLRELILKAVQIGDNYTSDSADFRLMMVILDELQQAEPTPLHLPMGHDQRLLRVIDGLLHYPGNRSDLQSWARLAGASERTLARLFVRETGLTFGSWRKRLLLQEAVDRLGRGDNVTRVAFDLGYHSLSAFIEMFRQALGSSPGQFLRQRQETGETRTDDGNDSRMKF
- a CDS encoding 4Fe-4S binding protein, producing MNTHETMPICNIDTEKKRSYKWLLALIMVTVIALGWKFPLLGFVVPVAMGSGILGAFFRGRWMCGNACPRGSFLDTWFKPLAANRRLPRWLKSPLFRWSVLVALMGFMGYRLSLQPTDPLHWGRVFWQMCLVTTLAALGLGLVYRARAWCAICPVGTMAAAIDRGQYQLQIDPSCRGCAACANSCPMQLPIASYRSKGVLAEADCIKCSTCRSACPRPGVLTWPQRLA
- a CDS encoding DMT family transporter; protein product: MSKQHSALGIWYILAATLLWGTTGTAQAFSPLGYDPLVIGTLRLVIGGAALLGLALFRHELGRWRDWNWFLVLAAALFTAGYQVCFFAAVAKTGVAVGTMVSIGSAPIIGGLLGKICRGELLSRRWWFATVLAVSGGGLLGLGSGSLTVNLFGIALALGAGASYATYTLLIKGLLEKHSPNAVMALVVCGGAILLAPLLLNRDLTWLAQPRAIAVVLHLGLATMALSYWFFSRGLQMVQVSTAVTLSLAEPMVAATLGIVVLGEHLTVPALGGICLIFAGLIVLIVSPSLAGRRKAARVPDLP
- a CDS encoding DUF3313 family protein, encoding MLPFAKIMTGILLCLLLPGCAGQVPTRSGFLDNYSTLQQPFGRRDCAALPPARPIRYQAVAIAPIRFADSVATRLSHAEQKRLAGILTQALRQKLTPPMSQPTGASATLRIRAAITAINESRPALNLLTTLALFLPLDTGGVSVELEALDPVTGRRIAAMSAGQSGSPFWFRSSFQRFGHAEKGLPLLAAEFHHLLTAAGSDAAPADQ
- a CDS encoding TetR/AcrR family transcriptional regulator, yielding MGNKEQTRQKILLAVGELLAKDGFKKFGVNTLARQAGVDKVLIYRYFGGLPGLLRSFGESADFWPTLDEIANGNLQEFRNKPLGEAVGELLVNFARALRKRPLTREIMAWEMLEPNELTTILAETREEWAQRLFATFSTRLTETDLDLTAITALLGAAINYLVIRSRNTQIFNLLEINSAAGWQRLEESLLQLCRNCFAEPAVS
- a CDS encoding YSC84-related protein, which encodes MKRIHFTIILTAALLLAGLLGSAVADDYDVTVYTFKQSPTVQPFFASAYGYAVFPTIGKGGFVIGAAYGKGLVFRNEQVTGEATMAKASIGAQLGGQAFSEIIFFENKDAYDRFTSGQFEFEASASAVAITAGAQAKAGTDGATASASTSSSDAEQRNVGYRRGMAVFVHIKGGLMYEASIGGQAFQFTPLNK
- a CDS encoding class I SAM-dependent methyltransferase, with the protein product MMTKDNRQHQADIVSQFSRQAIPFTQVPGHFDALQLLLDMAAVDAADEVLDVACGPGLVACEFARHAKHVTGIDLTPAMIEQAMKRQQEQGQTNLDWDVGEAVSLPYADNSFSLVITRYSFHHLLAPEQALGEMIRVCRPGGRVLVADVAVAAEKSAAYDRLEILRDPSHTHALSQAEFTDLFQNSGLTGCRQSGYGVDIEFESQLKASFPNPGDESVIRRMVTEDIGKDQLGIKLRREQGQIVYTVPIAVYVGWKPC
- a CDS encoding DUF5602 domain-containing protein, whose protein sequence is MVGNKRFHPQVSGWLLALATAALWSGCAAHQPKMAAATYEGPATAIGAGNARSFVTLDAAGKPETIGIRLSAAALRGLPAEEPKDAIEREYLLRLPPQAAGLGYDHIGIDWNPHGHLPQGIYDKPHFDFHFYFIDTAARERISAVGADLERAHRLPAAELMPAGYILPPGTEVPRMGAHAIDPQGAEFSGQGFTKTFLYGFYDGRMIFIEPMITTAFLETKPALHTPIAVPEQYPGPGYYPIRYGVVYNDARQEYEITLEGLTRH
- a CDS encoding radical SAM protein, with translation MYYFDYDEPLFRPPSEAHSLIIQVTIGCSQNSCGFCGMYKMKNFRIRPLADIFAEIDSIPLPHRPYIQRVFLGDGDGLVYPQEQLLAVLDKLASTLPRLNRVGAYASPNSLTTKTVAELAQLRQRKLRILYFGLESGDAETIELVNKRFSPEVMLTLCRKAQQAELKLSVTAILGLAGRARTQQHAEATAAWINALAPEYFSLLTMFRRHNDAYFKCIAPLSNGEVLQEALRVVSHLNPSHTILRSNHVSNILHLAGSYPKDRQKIIAQAEAALQEGRRHPDWFNLVPDYEEEFF